Genomic window (Ignisphaera cupida):
TACCTAGGTGTTGGTCAGGGATACAATGATTTAATTGAGTATGATCCTGCTATTGTGCTTAAAATGCTTTTTAGGTAAGCTTGTATAGACAGCAGGTTTGTGAGGGTTAAAAGGTGTCAAAAACATTAAGAGAAGCATTTAAAGACATGGGCAAAGTGCTTGAACTGGCAGAGAAACCTGATGCAAATGAATTTAAGCAGATTTTAAAGTTGACACTACTTGGATTTACACTTACAGGCTTAATATCATTTGGTATAGCAACTGGGCTTTATTATCTAATGACTGCACTTGGCATAGCTTCAATTTCTTAAATGGTGTTGAAAATGTTAGAAAAAGAAAGACAAGACAAAGATATTCAAAAACAAGAAAGTGATGTAAGTATCACAAGACAAAGTACCTTCTTTGCTGTTAGAACTACAGCTGGTCAAGAACTTAACGTATTGCTAATGCTTGAAGTAAGAGCTAAAACATTAGATTTGCCTATATACTCAATTGTTTCCTTGCCAAATCTAAAAGGTTATGTGGTTATGGAGACTCCAGGTCTTCATGTTGTTTATGAAGCTATAAGAGGATTGAAACATGTAAAAGGAAGAGCTTCAGGTACTCTTAAATGGGAGGATTTGGAATCATTGCTAAAACCAAAGCCTCTTATCGATATGCTGAAGGAAGGTGAAGAGGTAGAAATTATAGCAGGTCCATTTAGAGGAATGAAAGCAAGAGTTGTTAGTGTTGATAAAGTTAAAAACGAGGTTTCATTAAATGTTTTAGAAGCTAGCTACCCCTTAACAATAACTGTTCCTGTAGACTATATTAGGCTAGCCAAAAGAGAGTGAGTGATATGGCAAGAATAAAGGTGGTAAAGGCCCAAATAGAAGGAGGTAAAGCAACAAATGCACCTCCTCTGGGTCCTGCAATAGCTGATGCTGGGCTTAACATAAGTGAGGTTATTAATGAAATAAATAAGATGACTGAGGCTTACAAAGGTCAAACAGTAACGGTTAAACTTGTTATT
Coding sequences:
- a CDS encoding transcription elongation factor Spt5; its protein translation is MLEKERQDKDIQKQESDVSITRQSTFFAVRTTAGQELNVLLMLEVRAKTLDLPIYSIVSLPNLKGYVVMETPGLHVVYEAIRGLKHVKGRASGTLKWEDLESLLKPKPLIDMLKEGEEVEIIAGPFRGMKARVVSVDKVKNEVSLNVLEASYPLTITVPVDYIRLAKRE
- a CDS encoding SecE/sec61-gamma family protein translocase subunit — translated: MSKTLREAFKDMGKVLELAEKPDANEFKQILKLTLLGFTLTGLISFGIATGLYYLMTALGIASIS